Proteins co-encoded in one Epinephelus moara isolate mb chromosome 11, YSFRI_EMoa_1.0, whole genome shotgun sequence genomic window:
- the pdk3a gene encoding pyruvate dehydrogenase (acetyl-transferring) kinase isozyme 3, mitochondrial, with protein MRIFLSLLKNSNPKIEYYSRFSPSPLSIKQFLDFGRDNACEKTSYMFLRKELPVRLANTMREVNLLPDNLLSQPSIRLVQKWYMQSFVELLDYENRKPEDPHALNDFLELLIEIRNRHNDVVPTMAQGVIEYKEKFGFDPFISSNIQYFLDRFYTNRISFRMLINQHTLLFGNDTNPAHPKHIGSIDPTCSVAEVVSDAYDTAKMLCEKYYLASPGLKIEEFNMKALKKPIQAVYVPSHLFHMLFELFKNSMRATVELYENSNEELPPVKAKVTLGKEDLSIKISDRGGGVPLRKIDRLFNYMYSTAPTPSLEPGAVPLAGFGYGLPISRLYARYFQGDLKLYSMEGVGTDAVIYLKALSSESFERLPVFNKSAWRHYKTSPEADDWSNPSKEPRDASKSKYKANR; from the exons GCAGGGACAATGCTTGTGAGAAAACATCCTACATGTTCCTGCGCAAGGAGCTTCCGGTGCGGCTGGCCAACACCATGAGAGAGGTCAACCTGCTACCTGATAACCTGCTCAGCCAGCCCTCCATCAGACTAGTGCAGAAATG GTACATGCAGAGCTTTGTGGAGCTGCTTGATTACGAGAACAGAAAGCCAGAGGACCCTCACGCTTTGAACGA tttcctGGAGCTCTTGATTGAGATCCGCAACCGTCACAACGATGTTGTTCCCACCATGGCTCAGGGAGTCATCGAGTACAAGGAGAAGTTTGGCTTTGACCCCTTTATCAGCAGCAACATTCAGTACTTCCTCGACCGCTTCTACACCAACCGTATCTCCTTCCGCATGCTCATCAACCAGCACA CTCTCCTGTTTGGTAACGACACTAACCCTGCACATCCAAAACACATAGGCAGTATTGATCCCACCTGCAGTGTGGCTGAAGTCGTCAGTG ATGCCTACGACACAGCGAAGATGTTGTGTGAGAAGTACTACTTGGCTTCACCCGGGCTGAAGATCGAAGAGTTCAACA TGAAGGCCCTGAAAAAACCCATCCAGGCGGTGTACGTGCCCTCTCATCTGTTCCACATGCTGTTCGAGCTCTTCAAG AACTCAATGAGAGCCACAGTGGAGCTCTATGAGAACAGCAATGAGGAATTACCACCAGTCAAGGCCAAAGTCACTCTGGGTAAAGAAGATCTCTCCATAAAG ATCAgcgacagaggaggaggagtcccTCTGAGGAAGATAGACCGTCTGTTTAACTACATGTATTCCACTGCTCCTACACCAAGCCTGGAGCCAGGAGCTGTCCCACTG GCTGGTTTTGGCTACGGCTTGCCGATTTCTAGGCTCTACGCCAGATACTTCCAGGGGGATCTGAAACTCTACTCCATGGAGGGCGTTGGCACTGATGCAGTCATCTATCTGAAG GCCCTCTCCAGCGAGTCCTTCGAGCGTCTGCCCGTCTTCAACAAATCAGCGTGGCGCCATTACAAGACCAGCCCTGAAGCAGACGACTGGAGCAACCCCAGCAAAGAGCCGCGCGATGCCAGCAAGTCAAAATACAAAGCCAACAGATAA